The following are encoded together in the Thermococcus sibiricus MM 739 genome:
- a CDS encoding DUF2101 family protein produces MDLDGILYKIGEIAEAFTGKSIQWIKDIVNPTPFQKPPRFKILKKLIKRELTVHELLSLNLQLSFIFYLLLALLLIVLFGNELYLTIISVVYFIYLRYTLLKNRDFFIEVEPYRFFYYGLTAIGFLSFLGYLLIRRFAKNVYYFYTYLIAIFVVVLAFRYIYKSKFTRDWTYGIVEDIKGELVLVSVHDDIRANVKPGKYWVDNTEDVEVGDVVKILIEERIFRSSLPKRVLEVHKAKPSSSETSTEPKAESEKSNSK; encoded by the coding sequence ATGGATCTTGATGGAATCCTGTACAAAATTGGTGAAATAGCGGAAGCATTCACTGGAAAATCAATCCAATGGATTAAAGATATTGTAAATCCTACCCCCTTTCAAAAACCTCCAAGATTCAAAATCCTCAAAAAGCTGATAAAGAGAGAACTTACAGTCCATGAGCTTTTAAGTTTGAACCTCCAGCTCTCCTTTATCTTTTACCTCTTACTTGCTCTCTTATTGATAGTTCTTTTTGGGAATGAGTTATATCTGACTATTATTTCGGTTGTTTATTTTATCTATCTTCGCTACACACTTCTTAAAAACCGTGACTTTTTCATTGAAGTTGAGCCTTACAGATTCTTTTATTATGGGCTTACTGCAATAGGCTTTCTTTCCTTCTTGGGCTACCTCTTAATAAGAAGGTTTGCAAAGAATGTCTATTACTTCTACACTTACCTTATAGCTATTTTTGTCGTTGTATTGGCCTTCAGGTATATCTACAAATCGAAATTCACTAGGGATTGGACTTATGGAATAGTAGAAGACATCAAAGGAGAGCTTGTGCTGGTAAGTGTTCACGATGACATACGGGCCAATGTGAAGCCTGGTAAATATTGGGTGGATAACACAGAGGATGTTGAAGTGGGAGACGTCGTAAAGATTCTTATAGAAGAAAGAATATTCAGAAGCTCCCTTCCAAAAAGGGTGCTAGAAGTTCATAAAGCGAAACCTTCATCATCAGAAACTTCAACAGAACCAAAAGCTGAAAGTGAAAAGAGCAATAGTAAATAA
- a CDS encoding phosphatase PAP2 family protein, which translates to MNLLQRSLQDPKVLLRLNAFFLSSFGWIAFGVLYGIIGLWSVDLTPQFLKLPLTSRDLVVGLVEFIKGVPPIHTFFTVVYYLGFAGSIALMIAYLLLYMRDLEASDRLLARYLLAYAVAGLVYLIAHIHAPHIVYNLPGYTSSNTLLTRQEFVLPSLHNTFIMINIITLWKYRNRLGGKVLILTNSLISFATVFLGHHWIYDVIVGFFLGIAVSKVSWEWSTMISEVVYKWEVSSLQRITVFNLFLVVIVLIVATDPARVLAIFRGLLGAP; encoded by the coding sequence ATGAACTTGCTTCAGCGCTCTCTTCAGGATCCAAAGGTGCTCTTGAGGCTCAATGCCTTTTTCTTGAGTTCCTTTGGGTGGATAGCCTTTGGGGTTCTGTACGGAATCATTGGCCTCTGGAGTGTAGACTTGACACCACAGTTTCTCAAGCTCCCTCTCACGTCGAGGGATTTGGTCGTTGGCTTGGTGGAGTTCATTAAGGGTGTGCCGCCCATCCACACATTCTTCACCGTTGTGTATTATCTCGGCTTCGCTGGTTCCATAGCCCTTATGATTGCTTACCTCCTGCTGTATATGAGGGATCTAGAGGCGTCTGACCGGCTGCTTGCCCGATATCTGCTGGCGTATGCTGTTGCGGGCCTAGTATACCTGATAGCCCACATCCACGCCCCGCATATAGTCTACAACCTGCCCGGCTACACTTCCAGTAATACCCTCCTGACGAGGCAGGAATTCGTCCTCCCCTCCCTCCACAACACGTTCATTATGATAAACATAATCACTCTGTGGAAATACAGGAACCGGCTCGGTGGAAAGGTTCTAATACTCACAAACAGCCTTATATCGTTCGCAACGGTGTTCCTGGGGCACCATTGGATCTACGATGTCATTGTCGGCTTTTTCCTCGGCATTGCAGTGTCAAAGGTCTCCTGGGAATGGAGCACAATGATATCCGAGGTCGTATACAAGTGGGAGGTTTCCTCGCTCCAGAGGATCACAGTCTTCAACCTCTTCCTCGTGGTTATAGTCCTGATAGTGGCGACCGATCCCGCCAGGGTCTTGGCCATCTTCAGGGGACTCCTCGGTGCTCCCTGA
- a CDS encoding DUF2341 domain-containing protein, giving the protein MKRRGFILNSLVLVLLIPMLLLLATYEDVTSWIVKSQSERVQVERTFRVTSYLEEDFKNALELSTKRALSLAVDFVTNEHTPIDNASKAIKELILRGTYPQLSGYSRVSLFMGNNTLRDWIINLRDELSRQGYVLSPSVDEILSSIQVKVVPLDSFHVVVNASIPNILIQDISGKVVYNSSLPQDGSIYAVVSIEGMEDPLFSYLTYGKYSRIVSSCKFMYPNLAKPIKAIEGYGSSNIEKFSGQVSVSLENLTSNKIYVGEYYTEKDALGYIVKNQPGVSVDNPIIFNTTINNIEVSPLDVFEDGDIAVMAFGNISGAWCPEASAYEYRVEMNISSLEFQPNALTLLEIPASVLSGAYHNGTIASIRVYDVDCNPIPFWIEKWGNDEILIWIKTGVTNQYFIYYTADPAYAIDGYNKETLFDLYDDFDGTSIDTTKWDILGSATVDGNGTLIVSADEKASVLESKVSFNYPIFVRYKMKSTSGTSDFDAGVAVVFGLQGGERLLVNVTYAGEQIPDYTNIQIPIKLEGADFPDYINAQDNTAEIKIYDNQENELPFWIEYWNTTEEKALIWVKSSFIYDRRQGNTYYYHATFYIEYNTGTLTRGNGTAVFEFFDNFEDSTWDDKWELAGGTDDNIEQTNGNLIIKNGNSLLALRNNVDLNLYGDYAIRFKMKPSVYSGDWDAGIGIEDFNVRDGSYDTLLFTDDVQPSGDYLAIHRAWWRWTWREGETDTISQSRGDANFHTYEVQVFPDGNDVYFYDLTNGRENYDARQVEDPLYRIYLVLDNENNENWAYYDWIFLRKYLDEDSLSYNVQQVSSVQSVPMQYIDDNPGNVDHNGDLLAILQNWTSSLASSSTSSDLTIYRRYEVIFNYDSGGISTTFSDLDDTSRVTSASVATSPQLPLKIQIIIDNTMDNSAYFDWIIAGRYPYVSTQPQYSSPESKASVQSGKNARAYNIQPYIDCIQEYKYFGVSGYPSFFERLEGGATTNRAYYETLAEKTQEVVYGEAKYPIGIVSFILPKDLPPNLGFLVRKQPAVDSIYLDYENYRGDRTDVYKVLGISSNGGVATPIIDENFYLDYQIATAIFGRLGAQDLLVSG; this is encoded by the coding sequence ATGAAAAGGAGAGGATTTATACTTAATTCACTAGTTTTGGTTCTCCTCATTCCTATGCTCTTACTTCTGGCAACATATGAGGACGTCACCTCTTGGATTGTAAAATCTCAAAGTGAGAGAGTCCAAGTAGAGAGAACGTTCAGAGTAACTTCCTACTTAGAGGAAGACTTTAAAAATGCTTTAGAGCTATCAACGAAGCGTGCGCTCTCATTAGCGGTTGATTTTGTGACTAATGAGCACACACCAATAGATAACGCGAGTAAAGCTATAAAAGAATTAATCTTAAGAGGAACGTACCCACAACTTAGTGGATATAGTAGAGTGAGCCTTTTCATGGGAAATAATACTCTACGAGATTGGATTATTAATTTGAGAGATGAGCTGAGTAGGCAGGGTTATGTTTTAAGCCCCTCTGTTGATGAAATTTTAAGTAGTATCCAAGTAAAAGTGGTACCTCTAGATTCATTTCACGTTGTTGTGAATGCATCCATACCAAACATATTAATTCAGGATATCTCAGGTAAAGTAGTTTACAATTCATCCCTTCCTCAAGATGGTAGCATATACGCTGTGGTTTCTATAGAGGGGATGGAAGATCCCCTATTTTCATATTTGACTTACGGTAAATACTCCAGGATAGTTAGTTCGTGTAAATTTATGTATCCAAACTTAGCGAAACCTATTAAGGCGATAGAAGGATATGGTTCCTCAAATATAGAGAAGTTCTCAGGACAAGTTTCAGTCTCTCTTGAAAACCTTACCTCAAATAAAATCTATGTGGGAGAGTACTATACTGAAAAAGATGCTCTAGGGTATATTGTAAAGAACCAGCCTGGTGTATCAGTGGATAACCCTATAATATTCAACACCACCATCAATAACATTGAGGTCTCTCCCTTAGATGTATTCGAGGATGGCGATATAGCTGTAATGGCCTTCGGCAATATAAGTGGGGCTTGGTGTCCAGAGGCCTCTGCATATGAGTATAGAGTTGAAATGAATATTTCCAGTTTAGAGTTTCAGCCTAATGCTTTAACCTTGCTCGAGATTCCCGCTTCTGTATTGAGTGGTGCGTATCATAACGGAACTATTGCTTCGATTAGGGTGTACGATGTGGATTGTAATCCAATTCCGTTCTGGATAGAAAAGTGGGGAAACGATGAGATATTGATCTGGATAAAAACAGGGGTTACAAACCAGTATTTCATATACTATACCGCGGATCCTGCTTATGCCATCGATGGATATAACAAAGAGACACTGTTTGACCTCTACGATGATTTTGATGGCACCTCAATAGATACTACCAAGTGGGACATATTGGGGAGTGCTACTGTAGATGGGAACGGGACTCTAATTGTATCCGCTGATGAAAAAGCAAGTGTCTTGGAGTCAAAGGTGTCATTTAACTATCCAATATTTGTAAGATACAAAATGAAAAGTACCTCGGGAACTTCTGACTTTGACGCTGGGGTAGCTGTGGTGTTTGGACTCCAAGGGGGAGAAAGATTATTAGTCAATGTAACCTATGCGGGTGAACAAATTCCTGATTACACAAACATCCAGATTCCGATTAAACTTGAAGGAGCAGACTTCCCTGATTACATTAATGCACAAGATAATACAGCAGAAATTAAGATCTATGATAATCAGGAGAATGAATTGCCATTTTGGATTGAATATTGGAACACTACAGAGGAAAAGGCATTGATATGGGTAAAGAGTAGTTTTATCTATGATCGCCGGCAAGGAAATACCTACTATTATCACGCTACTTTTTACATTGAGTACAACACTGGAACCCTGACAAGAGGAAATGGAACGGCTGTATTTGAGTTCTTTGACAATTTTGAGGATAGCACTTGGGACGACAAATGGGAGCTAGCAGGAGGTACAGACGATAACATCGAACAGACTAATGGAAATCTAATAATAAAGAATGGTAATAGCCTCTTAGCATTGAGGAATAATGTGGATCTTAATCTTTATGGAGATTATGCAATCAGGTTCAAAATGAAGCCTTCTGTGTATTCTGGAGACTGGGATGCTGGAATTGGTATTGAGGACTTTAATGTAAGAGATGGGTCATATGATACTTTGTTATTTACTGATGATGTGCAACCGAGTGGAGATTATCTGGCAATTCACAGAGCTTGGTGGAGATGGACATGGCGAGAGGGAGAAACAGATACAATTTCTCAAAGCCGCGGAGATGCTAATTTCCACACATATGAGGTCCAAGTATTCCCTGATGGAAATGATGTTTACTTCTACGATCTTACAAACGGTAGAGAGAATTATGATGCCCGTCAAGTAGAGGATCCCTTATACAGAATATACCTTGTACTGGATAATGAAAACAATGAGAACTGGGCATACTATGACTGGATATTCCTTAGAAAATATCTGGATGAAGATAGTCTCAGCTATAATGTTCAGCAGGTATCTTCTGTCCAAAGCGTGCCTATGCAATACATTGATGATAATCCAGGGAATGTTGATCATAATGGTGATTTACTAGCAATACTCCAAAATTGGACCAGTTCATTAGCAAGTTCATCCACAAGTAGTGATCTGACTATATATCGCAGGTACGAGGTGATTTTTAATTATGACTCTGGAGGGATTTCTACCACGTTTTCCGATTTGGATGATACCTCTAGGGTTACTTCAGCTTCTGTGGCAACTTCTCCCCAACTTCCCTTGAAAATCCAGATAATTATTGACAATACCATGGATAACAGTGCTTATTTCGACTGGATTATAGCGGGGAGATATCCATATGTAAGCACACAACCCCAGTATTCATCCCCGGAGTCCAAGGCCTCAGTACAAAGTGGGAAAAACGCAAGAGCCTATAATATCCAGCCTTATATTGATTGTATTCAAGAGTATAAGTACTTTGGTGTTAGTGGATATCCCTCCTTCTTTGAGCGCTTAGAGGGAGGTGCTACTACCAATAGAGCGTACTATGAGACACTTGCTGAGAAAACGCAGGAGGTAGTATATGGGGAGGCTAAATATCCAATTGGGATTGTTAGCTTCATTCTTCCAAAAGACCTACCTCCAAATTTAGGTTTCCTTGTCAGAAAACAACCTGCCGTAGACTCCATATATTTGGATTATGAGAATTACAGAGGTGATAGAACCGATGTATATAAAGTACTTGGGATATCTTCTAATGGGGGTGTTGCTACTCCGATCATAGATGAGAATTTCTATTTGGATTATCAAATAGCAACAGCAATATTTGGAAGATTAGGAGCCCAAGATTTACTAGTTTCGGGGTGA
- the guaA gene encoding glutamine-hydrolyzing GMP synthase — protein sequence MWEKFIEEKVKEIKKTVGEKKAIIALSGGVDSSTAAILAYKAIGDRLHAVFVNTGFLRKGEPEFVIKTFKEEFGLNLIYVDAQERFFTALKGVTDPEEKRKIIGKTFIDVFEEVANEIDADFLIQGTIAPDWIESQGKIKSHHNVGGLPERLNLKLIEPLRDLYKDEVREVAKELGLPEKIYHRMPFPGPGLAVRVLGEVTPEKVAVVREANAIVEEEIENAGLKPWQAFAVLLGVKTVGVQGDIRAYKETIAVRVVESLDGMTANAMKVPFEVLQRIAFRITSEIPQVGRVLYDITNKPPATIEFE from the coding sequence ATGTGGGAAAAATTCATTGAAGAGAAGGTTAAAGAGATTAAAAAGACTGTAGGAGAGAAAAAAGCCATAATAGCTCTAAGCGGTGGAGTTGACAGTTCCACAGCAGCAATACTGGCTTACAAAGCTATCGGAGACAGACTTCATGCTGTCTTCGTAAACACCGGGTTTTTGAGAAAGGGGGAACCAGAGTTCGTTATAAAAACATTTAAAGAGGAATTTGGCTTAAATCTAATTTACGTAGATGCACAAGAGAGATTTTTCACAGCACTTAAAGGCGTAACAGACCCAGAAGAGAAGAGAAAAATAATAGGCAAGACCTTCATAGATGTTTTTGAAGAGGTTGCCAATGAAATAGACGCAGATTTTCTTATTCAAGGCACAATAGCCCCAGACTGGATTGAGAGTCAAGGTAAAATAAAGAGCCACCACAATGTGGGCGGACTTCCTGAGAGGTTAAACCTCAAGCTCATTGAACCCTTAAGAGATCTTTACAAAGATGAAGTGAGAGAAGTCGCAAAAGAACTTGGCCTTCCTGAGAAAATATACCACAGAATGCCATTCCCGGGTCCAGGATTAGCCGTGAGGGTCTTAGGCGAAGTTACCCCAGAAAAAGTTGCGGTAGTAAGAGAGGCCAATGCAATAGTAGAAGAAGAAATTGAAAACGCAGGCCTTAAACCATGGCAGGCCTTTGCCGTGCTTTTAGGGGTCAAAACCGTCGGTGTGCAAGGGGACATAAGGGCATACAAAGAGACAATAGCAGTTAGAGTAGTTGAGAGCTTGGATGGCATGACTGCAAATGCCATGAAAGTTCCCTTTGAAGTACTACAAAGAATAGCCTTCAGGATAACGAGTGAGATTCCACAGGTGGGGAGGGTGCTTTACGATATAACAAACAAACCTCCAGCAACTATTGAGTTCGAGTGA
- a CDS encoding GMP synthase subunit A codes for MIIIMDNHGQYVHRIWRTLRYLGVEAKIIPNTTPPEEIKSMNPRGIIFSGGPTLERTGNCEAILEHYEEFNVPILGICLGHQLIAKYFGGKVGRGERGEYSLVEVEILEENDIFKGLPEKLKVWESHMDEVKELPEEFELLAKSEFCPVEAMKHKKLPIYGVQFHPEVAHTERGSDIYRNFAELCGEL; via the coding sequence ATGATAATCATAATGGACAACCACGGGCAGTACGTGCACAGGATCTGGAGAACTTTGAGATATCTTGGCGTTGAGGCTAAAATAATCCCAAACACCACACCACCAGAAGAAATAAAATCAATGAATCCGAGGGGTATAATATTTTCAGGCGGCCCAACTTTGGAAAGAACGGGCAACTGTGAAGCAATCCTAGAGCACTACGAGGAATTTAATGTGCCGATCCTAGGGATTTGCCTGGGACACCAGCTTATAGCAAAGTACTTTGGTGGCAAAGTAGGAAGGGGGGAAAGGGGAGAATACAGTCTGGTGGAAGTTGAGATTCTAGAAGAGAACGACATTTTCAAAGGACTTCCAGAGAAGCTTAAGGTTTGGGAAAGTCACATGGACGAGGTTAAAGAACTCCCAGAGGAGTTTGAACTTTTAGCTAAGAGTGAGTTCTGCCCTGTTGAGGCCATGAAACACAAAAAACTGCCAATTTATGGAGTGCAGTTCCATCCGGAAGTAGCTCACACGGAAAGGGGAAGCGATATCTACAGGAATTTTGCCGAGCTCTGTGGAGAGCTTTAA
- a CDS encoding formate--phosphoribosylaminoimidazolecarboxamide ligase, whose translation MEFKIATYASHSALQILHGAKQEGFKTLAFGKEKVRPLYTKYFPVADDFIPNEYPEEELLKKKAIIIPTGSFVAYLGIEKVECMKAMYYGNKKVLRWESDRKLERKWLLEAKIRIPEVIEDPDDIDRPVIVKPHGAKGGRGYFMAKTPKEFWERASNLGVKNKEDLKEVQIQEYVIGVPVYPHFFYSKLNGELELMSVDRRYESNADAIGRISAEQQLKIGVGPSYTVVGNIPIVLRESLLMGIIEAGENVIRASEKLMGGLWGPFCLEGVITEDMEFVVFEISARIVAGTNPFINGSPYTWIKYSEPMSTGRRIAREIKQAIEEERLDEILT comes from the coding sequence ATGGAATTTAAAATTGCCACTTATGCTTCTCACTCGGCCCTTCAGATACTTCATGGTGCAAAGCAGGAAGGATTTAAGACACTTGCCTTTGGTAAAGAAAAGGTTAGACCACTCTATACAAAGTATTTCCCTGTTGCAGACGATTTTATTCCCAACGAATACCCCGAAGAGGAGTTACTTAAAAAGAAAGCAATAATAATCCCTACGGGTTCCTTTGTGGCCTATCTGGGAATTGAAAAAGTCGAATGCATGAAGGCCATGTATTATGGAAACAAAAAAGTCCTCAGGTGGGAGAGTGATAGAAAACTTGAGAGAAAATGGCTTTTAGAAGCAAAGATAAGGATTCCAGAAGTTATTGAAGATCCGGATGATATAGATAGGCCTGTGATAGTAAAGCCCCATGGCGCTAAAGGGGGGAGGGGATACTTTATGGCAAAAACACCCAAAGAATTCTGGGAAAGGGCCTCAAATCTGGGGGTTAAGAATAAAGAAGACTTAAAAGAAGTTCAGATACAAGAGTACGTCATAGGAGTTCCCGTTTATCCCCACTTTTTCTACTCAAAACTTAATGGGGAGCTTGAGCTCATGAGTGTTGATAGAAGATACGAAAGCAATGCAGATGCAATAGGCAGAATAAGTGCTGAACAGCAACTTAAAATCGGAGTAGGGCCGAGTTATACAGTTGTGGGGAACATTCCAATAGTGCTTAGGGAAAGTCTGCTCATGGGCATTATCGAAGCTGGAGAGAACGTGATAAGGGCTTCAGAGAAACTTATGGGCGGCTTATGGGGCCCGTTCTGTCTTGAGGGTGTGATTACTGAAGATATGGAATTCGTGGTTTTTGAAATCTCAGCGAGAATTGTAGCTGGAACCAATCCCTTCATAAACGGCTCGCCTTACACATGGATCAAATACAGTGAACCAATGAGCACCGGAAGGAGGATTGCCAGAGAAATAAAGCAGGCAATTGAGGAAGAAAGGCTTGATGAGATTTTAACCTAA
- a CDS encoding MFS transporter — translation MISISLISIAFVLSRAFSSVIGGSLLEKKKELVFLGALAMFGNAFVMPLYALTNSWVQVVGIKLLNGVLNGLSWPIAQFVIVISSPKELKGRVTALYFLFGNFAAFLGNYTYALTIDLGIKAQMLLASLSFVVTSLLMLTAYYVLYKWVVPKRTQNASAPFDAKKILALSGLFFFTIAFSSGDITYVYVAEALGIEKGNAATLIGLSSLIGALLAYAPSWLADIGKEERVLRFAVILAALSPILAAIKTPYTVFPALVMALFAIHTFRPLVRKLLAMKASRISASIGGLNAVSNLGTTLGQLLFGFAYGIFGDVNIGEISVRLSLLIFAPFSVLLILLERKKD, via the coding sequence ATGATTTCAATCTCATTAATTTCCATAGCTTTTGTACTCTCTCGAGCCTTTTCCTCTGTAATTGGTGGGTCACTCCTCGAGAAAAAGAAGGAGTTGGTCTTTTTAGGGGCTTTAGCGATGTTTGGGAACGCATTCGTAATGCCCCTATACGCCCTAACGAACTCTTGGGTGCAGGTTGTTGGAATTAAGCTTTTGAACGGCGTTTTAAACGGCCTCTCCTGGCCCATAGCTCAGTTTGTAATAGTCATATCTTCACCCAAAGAGCTCAAAGGAAGAGTAACCGCTTTATACTTCCTCTTTGGGAACTTTGCCGCGTTCCTCGGAAACTACACCTACGCCCTCACCATAGACTTGGGCATAAAAGCTCAAATGCTCTTGGCATCGCTGTCCTTCGTTGTAACCTCCCTGCTGATGCTCACAGCATATTATGTCCTCTATAAGTGGGTTGTGCCTAAAAGAACCCAAAATGCCTCTGCCCCATTTGATGCAAAGAAAATCTTAGCTTTAAGCGGACTTTTCTTCTTCACGATAGCCTTCTCTTCCGGCGACATAACATATGTCTACGTTGCCGAAGCGTTGGGCATAGAAAAGGGTAACGCAGCTACACTCATTGGATTATCCTCGTTAATTGGTGCTCTCTTAGCATATGCTCCTTCATGGCTCGCCGATATTGGAAAAGAGGAGAGAGTGCTTAGATTTGCAGTGATTTTGGCAGCGCTTTCTCCAATTCTAGCCGCAATTAAAACTCCTTATACAGTATTCCCAGCTTTGGTCATGGCCTTATTTGCTATACACACATTTAGGCCTCTCGTAAGAAAGCTCTTGGCCATGAAGGCATCAAGAATCTCTGCATCCATTGGTGGGCTGAACGCTGTTTCAAACTTAGGGACTACCCTCGGTCAGCTCCTCTTTGGCTTCGCCTATGGAATCTTCGGAGATGTGAATATTGGAGAAATCTCGGTTAGGCTGTCCCTCCTAATCTTTGCTCCATTCTCGGTGCTTTTAATTTTGCTGGAAAGGAAAAAGGACTAA
- the guaB gene encoding IMP dehydrogenase produces the protein MGKFIQKIVNAIKGYTFDDVLLIPQGTEVEPKDVDVSTQITPKIRLNIPILSAAMDTVTEWEMAIAMARLGGLGVIHRNMSIEEQVDMVRRVKREETVEEVITISPEETIDYALFLMEREGIDGLPVIENGELVGIVTKTDITTREGERVKEVMTKDVITAKESASVEEIMTLMIENSIDRVPIVDDDGKLVGIITIGDLLARKKHRNAVRDEEGRLIVAAAVSPFDIKRALALDKAGADVIVIDTAHAHNLKAIKAMKEIKNKVEAELIVGNIANPKAVDDLTFADAVKVGIGPGSICTTRIVAGVGVPQITAISMVADKAVEYGIRVIADGGIRYSGDIVKAIAAGADAVMLGNLLAGTKEAPGREVTINGRKYKQYRGMGSLGAMMKGGAERYYQKGHMKTRKFVPEGIEGVVPYKGKVSEVLYQLVGGLKAGMGYVGAKNIKELKEKSEFVIITHAGVKESHPHDIAITNEAPNYPLER, from the coding sequence ATGGGTAAATTTATACAAAAGATTGTTAATGCCATAAAAGGATACACCTTTGATGATGTGCTTTTAATTCCACAGGGAACTGAAGTGGAGCCAAAAGATGTGGACGTTTCTACACAAATTACCCCAAAGATAAGACTTAACATTCCAATTCTCAGCGCAGCTATGGATACAGTGACAGAATGGGAAATGGCCATTGCTATGGCTAGACTAGGAGGATTAGGCGTTATTCACAGAAACATGAGCATAGAAGAGCAGGTCGATATGGTCAGAAGAGTGAAGAGAGAGGAGACTGTGGAAGAAGTCATTACAATTTCTCCCGAAGAAACTATAGATTATGCGCTTTTCTTAATGGAGAGAGAAGGGATAGATGGCCTTCCTGTTATTGAAAACGGGGAACTCGTGGGCATAGTTACAAAGACTGACATAACCACCAGAGAAGGAGAGAGGGTAAAAGAAGTCATGACAAAGGACGTGATAACAGCGAAAGAAAGTGCTAGTGTGGAAGAAATTATGACCCTAATGATTGAGAACAGTATAGACAGAGTTCCAATAGTGGATGATGACGGAAAATTGGTGGGAATCATCACTATAGGAGACCTCTTAGCGAGGAAAAAACACAGAAACGCAGTAAGAGATGAGGAAGGGCGATTAATAGTCGCTGCTGCGGTTTCTCCTTTTGACATTAAAAGGGCACTAGCCCTAGATAAAGCCGGAGCTGATGTGATAGTCATAGATACAGCCCATGCACATAATTTGAAGGCAATAAAAGCTATGAAAGAAATAAAAAACAAAGTAGAGGCCGAACTCATAGTGGGTAACATAGCAAATCCCAAAGCCGTGGATGATCTAACCTTTGCAGATGCAGTTAAAGTTGGCATCGGGCCAGGAAGCATATGTACAACGAGGATAGTTGCTGGAGTTGGGGTCCCACAAATAACGGCAATATCAATGGTAGCAGACAAAGCTGTAGAGTATGGGATTAGAGTGATAGCAGATGGTGGTATAAGATACTCTGGAGATATTGTAAAGGCTATAGCCGCCGGTGCCGATGCCGTGATGCTTGGAAACCTTCTAGCTGGAACAAAAGAAGCTCCTGGAAGGGAGGTAACAATAAACGGCAGGAAATACAAACAGTACAGAGGAATGGGGAGTCTAGGAGCTATGATGAAAGGCGGGGCAGAGAGATACTACCAAAAAGGCCACATGAAAACTCGAAAGTTTGTTCCTGAAGGTATTGAAGGGGTAGTTCCTTACAAGGGGAAGGTGAGTGAAGTACTTTACCAGCTTGTAGGTGGACTGAAGGCCGGAATGGGCTATGTTGGTGCAAAGAATATAAAGGAACTTAAAGAAAAGAGTGAGTTTGTGATAATAACCCACGCTGGAGTTAAAGAGAGCCATCCACATGACATTGCAATCACCAATGAAGCACCTAACTATCCACTCGAAAGGTGA
- a CDS encoding nucleotidyltransferase family protein, with the protein MSIQALLNELREKVRSILGDKLEEIILYGSYARGDYSTRSDVDILLVVKGKLNLEEYEKIMEIAAELSLKYEKVVSIIDYPKWIFTSSDSPFLQNVKREGIKVE; encoded by the coding sequence ATGAGCATTCAAGCACTCTTGAACGAATTAAGAGAGAAAGTTCGTTCCATCTTGGGAGACAAGCTCGAAGAAATCATTCTTTATGGCTCTTATGCTAGGGGAGATTACTCCACCAGAAGTGACGTGGATATTCTTCTAGTGGTAAAAGGAAAACTAAACCTTGAAGAATATGAAAAAATTATGGAAATTGCAGCAGAACTAAGTCTCAAATACGAAAAAGTTGTATCGATAATAGATTATCCAAAGTGGATTTTTACATCTTCTGACTCTCCATTTTTGCAAAATGTGAAAAGGGAGGGAATCAAAGTTGAATAA
- a CDS encoding HEPN domain-containing protein → MNNFEALIKKAQKSLEASKELLKKGFYDFAAARAYYTMFYCVEAILLTKNISVSKHSSLIALFGREFVKTSEIPHKLYTHLIMAFNLRQEADYEVMLEIPKERAEEIVKFSKEFLEFTKEYLIKKGFLEVAK, encoded by the coding sequence TTGAATAATTTTGAAGCACTAATAAAGAAAGCCCAAAAAAGCTTGGAGGCCAGCAAAGAACTCCTTAAAAAGGGATTTTATGACTTTGCGGCAGCCAGGGCATATTATACAATGTTCTACTGTGTAGAGGCAATACTGCTGACTAAAAACATAAGCGTTTCAAAGCATTCTTCTTTAATTGCTCTCTTTGGAAGAGAGTTTGTGAAGACCAGTGAAATTCCACATAAATTGTATACTCACCTAATAATGGCATTTAACCTAAGGCAGGAAGCAGATTATGAAGTCATGCTGGAAATTCCAAAAGAGAGAGCTGAAGAAATCGTGAAATTCTCAAAAGAATTCCTTGAGTTCACAAAAGAGTACCTCATAAAAAAGGGATTTTTGGAGGTAGCAAAATGA